In Humulus lupulus chromosome 6, drHumLupu1.1, whole genome shotgun sequence, a single genomic region encodes these proteins:
- the LOC133785791 gene encoding uncharacterized protein LOC133785791: MQFDVKAGIVKIESPMGIQIPTTMKSMSATPIGPKAPTSSSTTNLTVAFTTPPNYAGRLSQLIALQGFNPLWCPTLVVQYTLDTLSALKPYLSPKSLDSFSAVAFTSRTGISAFSEAIAALDQPPLSPSGEDFIIAALGKDSELINNEFVAKLCENDGRVKVLVPPIATPRSLVTSLGDGRNRRILCPVPVVVDLEEPPVVPDFLQDLESAMWVPVRVGAYETRWAGRECAKEVAERIEKGEMEAIVFTSTAEVEGLLKSLKEFGLDWREVKKKCPNMVAAAHGPVTEAGAKRLGVEIDLVGAKFESFDGVVNALRLRLLVSAH; this comes from the coding sequence ATGCAATTTGACGTGAAAGCGGGTATAGTTAAAATTGAAAGTCCAATGGGCATACAAATCCCCACCACAATGAAGTCCATGTCCGCCACACCTATTGGGCCGAAAGCcccaacctcctcctccaccaccaATCTCACGGTGGCGTTCACCACGCCGCCCAACTACGCCGGCAGACTATCTCAGCTCATCGCCCTCCAAGGCTTCAATCCACTGTGGTGCCCCACACTCGTCGTCCAGTACACCCTTGACACCCTCTCCGCCCTCAAACCCTATCTCTCCCCCAAATCACTCGATTCCTTCTCCGCCGTCGCTTTCACTTCCCGCACCGGAATCTCCGCATTTTCGGAAGCCATCGCCGCCCTTGACCAACCCCCTTTATCGCCTTCCGGCGAAGATTTCATCATTGCCGCCCTCGGCAAGGACTCAGAGCTTATCAACAACGAATTCGTAGCTAAGCTCTGCGAAAATGACGGTCGGGTTAAGGTTCTGGTCCCTCCGATCGCGACGCCGAGGAGCCTAGTGACTTCCCTCGGGGATGGGCGTAACCGGAGGATTCTCTGTCCGGTTCCAGTCGTTGTGGATCTTGAGGAACCTCCGGTGGTGCCAGACTTTCTCCAGGACCTTGAGTCCGCCATGTGGGTCCCGGTTCGGGTCGGGGCGTACGAGACGCGGTGGGCGGGTCGGGAGTGCGCGAAGGAAGTGGCGGAGAGGATCGAGAAGGGAGAAATGGAGGCAATCGTGTTTACGAGCACGGCGGAGGTCGAGGGTTTGTTGAAGAGCTTGAAGGAGTTTGGTTTGGACTGGAGAGAAGTGAAGAAAAAGTGTCCAAATATGGTGGCGGCGGCTCACGGGCCGGTCACAGAGGCCGGCGCCAAGAGGCTTGGTGTTGAAATTGACTTGGTTGGTGCTAAGTTTGAGAGCTTCGATGGTGTTGTTAACGCTCTTCGCCTGAGATTGCTTGTTTCAGCCCATTAG
- the LOC133782879 gene encoding leucine-rich repeat receptor-like protein kinase TDR → MEIFHCLYSHLLAASMFLLVVSAADLYSEALLSLKSEIVDEYNSLNDWSLPSAKIPPGKTSVCSWSGVTCDTNSTNVIALDLSAKNLGGAISGKQFEVFTKLVNLNLSYNSFSGQLPLGLFNLTSLKSLDISRNNFSGHFPPGISGLQNLVVLDAFSNSFSGSLPADVSQLEKLQNLNFAGSYFRGPIPPEYGSFKSLEFIHLAGNLLSGSIPPELGKLKTVTHMEIGYNSYQGGIPWHLGNMSELQYLDIAGANLSGSIPKELSNLTKLESLFLFRNQLTGDIPWEFSRISALSSLDLSDNHITGSIPESFSELKNLKLLSLMYNSMSGTVPERIAELPSLETLLIWNNFFYGELPQSLGRNSKLKWVDVSTNNFMGTIPPDICARGELYKLILFSNNFTGGLSPSLSNCSSLVRLRLEDNSFSGEIPLKFNHLSDLTYFDLSRNKFSGGIPKDLSQAIKLQYFNISDNPDLGGTIPSKTWTLPILQNFSASSCGISGNLPPFQGCDSFIVVELNMNKLSGAVPVTISNCHSLEKIDLANNNLSGHIPDELASLPALADIDLSQNRFTGPIPTKFSHSSSLQLLNVSFNDISGSIPSKELFRTMGKSAFTGNPKLCGSPLQSCSRSMAMFGSKGTGKLLWVVLLCIGVVMLTALSIVAILYLRRGSRGQWKMISYSGLPQFTAKDVLRSFSSAESMDAVPSVPSSVCKAVLPTGITVTVKKIEWEAKRMKKMLEFINQIGHARHKNLTRLLGVCYNNHLAYLLYDYLPNGSLADERIEVNKDWGTKYRIVTGIARGLWFLHHDCSIPHGDLTSSNIFFDENMEPHLAEFGITYLLELNKDSFSRRETGEFSGNIKEELNMDIYNFGEILLEILSNSKWTKMNNAGTSMQNKPMEVMLTKVLNENEVGTNSSIEEEIKLVLEVALLCTSTPTDRPSMEEVLKLLSGLKPQRK, encoded by the exons ATGGAGATTTTCCATTGTTTGTACTCTCATCTACTTGCAGCATCAATGTTCCTCTTAGTAGTTTCAGCAGCTGATCTCTACTCAGAGGCGCTTTTGAGCTTAAAATCTGAGATTGTAGATGAATATAATAGTCTTAATGATTGGTCTTTGCCTTCTGCAAAAATCCCACCTGGGAAAACCTCAGTATGTTCTTGGTCTGGTGTCACTTGTGACACGAATTCCACTAATGTTATTGCCTTAGACCTTTCTGCGAAGAACCTTGGTGGTGCGATCTCAGGGAAACAATTCGAAGTCTTCACCAAGCTTGTTAATCTCAACCTTAGTTACAACTCTTTCTCTGGGCAGCTTCCTTTGGGACTTTTCAACCTGACCAGTCTCAAAAGTTTGGATATCAGCAGGAACAACTTTTCTGGGCACTTTCCTCCTGGAATCTCTGGTCTACAGAACTTGGTTGTTCTAGATGCTTTCAGTAACAGCTTTTCCGGGTCATTGCCTGCTGATGTTTCCCAGCTTGAAAAACTCCAGAATCTAAATTTTGCTGGGAGCTATTTCAGGGGACCAATCCCACCAGAATATGGCTCATTCAAAAGCCTCGAGTTTATCCACCTTGCAGGGAATCTTCTCAGTGGAAGCATACCACCAGAACTAGGGAAGCTCAAAACAGTAACCCATATGGAGATTGGCTACAACTCTTATCAGGGGGGTATACCTTGGCATCTGGGCAACATGAGTGAGCTTCAGTATCTTGATATTGCTGGTGCTAACCTCTCTGGTTCAATACCGAAGGAGCTCAGCAATCTCACCAAGCTAGAGTCACTCTTTCTGTTCAGGAACCAGCTCACTGGAGATATACCTTGGGAGTTCAGCAGAATTTCAGCTCTTTCAAGCTTGGATCTTTCTGATAATCATATTACTGGGTCAATCCCTGAGAGCTTCTCAGAGTTGAAAAATCTTAAACTGCTCAGTCTGATGTACAATTCCATGAGTGGCACTGTTCCTGAACGTATTGCAGAGCTTCCATCACTTGAGACTCTTCTTATATGGAACAATTTCTTCTATGGGGAACTTCCACAGAGCTTAGGAAGGAACTCAAAACTCAAGTGGGTAGATGTCTCCACAAACAATTTTATGGGCACTATTCCACCAGATATCTGTGCAAGAGGAGAGCTTTATAAGCTGATACTGTTTTCCAATAATTTCACTGGTGGTCTTTCACCATCTCTCTCCAATTGTTCTTCACTTGTCCGTCTTAGGCTTGAAGATAACTCTTTCTCAGGTGAGATCCCATTGAAATTTAACCATCTTTCTGATCTCACATATTTTGATCTATCCAGGAACAAGTTTAGTGGAGGGATTCCAAAAGATTTATCCCAAGCTATCAAACTTCAATACTTCAACATTTCTGATAATCCAGACTTAGGTGGAACAATTCCTTCCAAAACATGGACCTTGCCAATTCTTCAAAACTTTTCAGCTTCCTCATGTGGTATTTCTGGAAATCTACCTCCATTTCAAGGCTGTGACTCCTTCATTGTTGTTGAGTTGAACATGAACAAGTTATCAGGAGCAGTACCAGTAACCATTTCCAATTGCCATTCACTTGAGAAAATTGATTTAGCAAACAATAATTTGTCAGGTCATATACCTGATGAGCTAGCTAGTCTTCCTGCTCTTGCTGACATTGACCTCTCACAAAACCGTTTCACTGGACCAATACCAACCAAGTTCAGCCATTCTTCAAGCTTACAACTTCTGAATGTGTCCTTCAACGACATCTCCGGTTCTATTCCCTCAAAAGAATTGTTTAGAACAATGGGCAAAAGCGCATTCACTGGCAATCCAAAGCTATGTGGATCACCTCTTCAATCATGTTCTCGCTCAATGGCAATGTTCGGAAGCAAAGGCACTGGAAAACTCTTATGGGTAGTGTTACTCTGCATTGGAGTAGTTATGCTCACAGCACTATCAATAGTAGCAATACTTTACCTTCGCAGAGGCAGTAGAGGGCAGTGGAAGATGATATCCTACAGTGGACTGCCTCAGTTCACAGCTAAGGATGTTTTGAGGAGCTTTAGCTCTGCAGAATCCATGGATGCTGTTCCTTCAGTGCCTAGCTCAGTGTGCAAAGCAGTTCTTCCTACAGGAATAACAGTTACAGTCAAAAAGATTGAGTGGGAGgcaaagagaatgaagaagatGCTGGAGTTTATAAACCAAATAGGGCATGCAAGGCATAAGAATCTGACTAGATTGCTTGGAGTTTGCTACAACAACCATCTGGCTTACCTCTTATATGACTACTTGCCCAATGGAAGTTTGGCTGATGAGAGGATTGAAGTGAACAAGGACTGGGGAACAAAGTACAGAATTGTGACTGGCATTGCAAGAGGTTTATGGTTCCTTCACCATGACTGCTCTATTCCTCATGGAGATTTGACATCAAGTAACATATTTTTCGATGAAAATATGGAACCCCATTTGGCGGAATTCGGAATCACTTACCTGCTAGAGCTGAACAAAGATTCATTTTCAAGAAGGGAAACAG GTGAGTTCAGTGGCAACATAAAAGAAGAGCTTAACATGGATATCTACAACTTCGGAGAGATTCTACTCGAAATTTTATCAAACAGCAAGTGGACAAAGATGAACAATGCCGGAACAAGCATGCAGAACAAGCCAATGGAAGTTATGTTGACAAAAGTTTTGAATGAGAATGAAGTTGGTACAAACAGTTCAATAGAAGAGGAAATTAAACTTGTTCTTGAAGTTGCTTTGCTCTGTACAAGTACTCCAACTGATagaccttccatggaagaagtacTGAAGCTTTTATCAGGGTTGAAACCACAAAGAAAGTAA